From a single Lolium rigidum isolate FL_2022 chromosome 7, APGP_CSIRO_Lrig_0.1, whole genome shotgun sequence genomic region:
- the LOC124670731 gene encoding LOW QUALITY PROTEIN: CLPTM1-like membrane protein cnrB (The sequence of the model RefSeq protein was modified relative to this genomic sequence to represent the inferred CDS: inserted 1 base in 1 codon) encodes MSQPAAAAVAAQPQGQAPAGRQGGGIGQSLAGIVRMAVFWYFASKFFGPKRAPTDPGMVMSNLFQXGEPMDMWMYLSENDKFNDFSNEEALVWHETNIPYAVWSPTSTRTHSLTYYPSEALKHNGSLYAHVYFARSGYPVDPTDPEYEQKSAFGRTHPIVAYLRKSKTGNKKSLLGDSNESEEIPPSKENIESEDKEEGPVEYISYWKPNVTINLVDDFTRYPQNSIPPNVAPYLNVDPTTSSYYPTVFFNEFWLLRDKLTALNETVKELTLNLEVSPISMTKWQLFLQIEQSFQVHRSYGSMLEGEADELKRVFLEGNPYLLGLTMIVSLFHSLFDFLAFKNDIQFWNKNKSMEGLSAKSVVLNFICQLIIFLYLLDNDTSWMILASSGVGVCIEFWKIGKAMHVEIDRSGKFPMLRFRDRESYAQNKTKEYDAIAMKYLTYVLLFLMVGFALYSLKYDKHKSWYSWILSSLTSCVYMFGFIMMCPQLFINYKLQSVAHMPWRQMTYKFLNTIIDDLFAFVIKMPLLHRLSVFRDDIIFLIYLYQRWVYPVDKKRVNEFGFGGEEEPAAPQTLEGTAGATQQIEGEAETSTEDKKTK; translated from the exons ATGTCGCAgccggctgccgccgccgtcgcggcgCAGCCGCAGGGGCAGGCCCCGGCCGGGCGGCAGGGAGGCGGCATAGGGCAGAGCCTCGCCGGCATCGTGCGGATGGCCGTCTTCTGGTACTTCGCCTCCAAGTTCTTCGGGCCCAAGCGCGCCCCCACGGACCCCGGGATGGTCATGTCCAACCTCTTCC AAGGAGAGCCCATG GATATGTGGATGTATTTATCTGAGAACGATAAATTTAACGACTTCAGCAATGAAGAAGCACTCGTCTGGCATGAAACAAACATACCATATGCAGTCTGGAGTCCTACCAGTACCAGAACGCACTCACTGACATACTATCCATCAGAG GCTCTCAAGCACAATGGATCTCTGTATGCTCATGTTTACTTTGCACGCTCGGGTTACCCTGTGGACCCTACTGATCCTGAATATGAGCAAAAATCTGCATTTGGAAGGACACATC CTATTGTGGCATACTTGCGGAAATCAAAAACTGGTAATAAGAAGAGCTTGCTTGGAGATTCGAATGAGTCTGAGGAAATACCACCGTCTAAG GAGAACATAGAATCCGAAGACAAAGAGGAGGGCCCAGTCGAATATATTTCTTACTGGAAACCAAATGTGACAATAAATCTCGTCGATGACTTCACACG GTATCCCCAGAACAGtattcctccaaatgttgctccaT ATTTGAATGTGGATCCAACTACAAGCAGCTACTATCCCACTGTATTCTTCAATGAATTTTGGCTGCTGAGAGACAAATTGACAGCACTCAATGAGACTGTGAAGGAACTGACCTTAAACCTTGAAGTTAGTCCTATTAGCATGACCAAGTGGCAATTATTTCTACAGATTGAGCAGTCTTTCCAAGTTCATCGTAGCTATGGAAGTATGCTTGAAGGCGAGGCTGATGAACTCAAG AGGGTTTTCCTTGAAGGAAATCCATATCTCCTCGGATTGACCATGATTGTATCTTTGTTCCACTCTCTGTTTGATTTCCTGGCTTTCAAGAATG ATATCCAGTTTTGGAATAAGAACAAGTCCATGGAAGGTCTATCGGCAAAATCTGTTGTTCTGAACTTCATTTGTCAGCTGATTATTTTCTTGTACCTGCTTGACAATGATACTTCATGGATGATCCTTGCTAGCTCTGGAGTAGGTGTGTGCATTGAATTTTGGAAGATCGGGAAAGCGATGCATGTCGAG ATCGACAGAAGTGGAAAGTTTCCCATGCTGAGGTTCCGGGACCGTGAGTCATACGCACAGAATAAGACAAAGGAGTATGATGCGATTGCAATGAAGTACCTTACCTATGTACTTCTCTTCCTTATGGTTGGCTTCGCTCTGTATTCACTGAAGTATGACAAACACAAGAGCTGGTACTCATGGATACTCTCTTCCCTCACAAGTTGTGTTTACATGTTTG GTTTTATCATGATGTGCCCACAATTATTCATCAACTACAAGCTACAGTCTGTCGCTCATATGCCATGGAGACAGATGACCTACAAGTTTCTCAACACTATAATCGACGATCTTTTCGCATTTGTTATTAAGATGCCATTGTTGCATCGTCTCTCAGTTTTCAGAGATG ATATTATCTTCTTGATATACCTCTACCAGAGGTGGGTATACCCAGTTGACAAGAAGCGTGTCAACGAGTTTGGCTTCGGAGGGGAAGAAGAACCAGCAGCGCCCCAAACATTGGAAGGAACAGCAGGGGCAACCCAGCAGATCGAGGGCGAGGCTGAAACCAGCACAGAGGATAAGAAGACGAAGTGA